A single genomic interval of Helianthus annuus cultivar XRQ/B chromosome 6, HanXRQr2.0-SUNRISE, whole genome shotgun sequence harbors:
- the LOC110865304 gene encoding phosphoribosylamine--glycine ligase isoform X2: MACISHNFGASMKIGRLPVASQRQFPNKFSQLFFQQPRNFRSSKFCDSQYYSRSNRHRIFNSVSSVNGVSERVSVLVIGGGGREHSLCYALKRSHSCDAVFCAPGNAGISNAGDATCIEDLDIFDSSAVIDFCCKWGVGLVVVGPEAPLVAGLTNDLLKAGIRAFGPSSEAAALEGSKNFMKSICDKYGIPTAKYETFTDPLAAKKYIKEQGAPIVVKADGLAAGKGVIVATTLQEAFEAVDTILVNGSFGKAGSSIIVEEFLEGEEASFFALVDGENALALESAQDHKRVNDGDTGPNTGGMGAYCPAPVLTQELQSQVMSSIILPTVKGMSKEGCKFVGVLYAGLMIEKKSGLPKLIEYNVRFGDPECQVLMVRLESDLAQVLLAACKGELNSVTLEWAPGSAMVVVMASNGYPGSYVKGTKIQNLEEAEVAAPGVKIFHAGTAVDADGNYIATGGRVLGVTAKGKDLEEARDRAYRAVEEIKWEGGFNRTDIGWRALPLKQTSSKWCEIST, translated from the exons ATGGCCTGCATTTCACATAATTTTGGAGCTTCCATGAAAATTGGCCGGTTGCCTGTAGCGAGTCAGAGGCAGTTTCCAAACAAGTTCTCTCAACTCTTCTTCCAGCAGCCCAGGAACTTTAGATCATCAAAATTTTGTGATTCTCAGTATTATAGCCGTTCAAATCGTCATCGAATTTTCAACAGCGTTTCTTCCGTAAATGGCGTCTCCG AAAGAGTTTCTGTATTGGTGATTGGTGGTGGAGGAAGAGAACATTCACTTTGTTACGCGTTGAAGCGGTCTCATTCCTGCGACGCTGTCTTCTGTGCTCCGGGAAATGCTGGCATATCTAACGCGGGTGATGCTACCTGTATCGAAGATCTTGATATATTTGACAGCTCAGCGGTGATAGATTTCTGTTGTAAATGGGGAGTTGGACTTGTTGTGGTGGGTCCGGAAGCTCCCCTTGTTGCGGGTCTTACGAACGATCTTTTGAAAGCTGGCATACGTGCTTTTGGTCCTTCGTCAGAAGCTGCTGCTTTGGAAGGTTCCAAGAACTTCATGAAGAGTATATGTGATAAATACGGAATTCCAACTGCTAAG TATGAAACGTTTACGGACCCATTAGCTGCAAAGAAGTATATCAAGGAACAAGGGGCTCCCATTGTTGTTAAAGCAGACGGGCTGGCTGCAGGAAAAGGTGTGATTGTTGCTACGACACTGCAAGAAGCATTTGAAGCTGTGGATACGATTCTTGTAAACGGGTCATTTGGGAAGGCAGGCTCTTCTATAATTGTAGAGGAGTTTTTGGAAGGTGAAGAAGCATCATTTTTTGCACTTGTTGATGGTGAAAACGCCTTAGCCTTAGAATCTGCACAGGACCATAAACGGGTCAATGATGGGGATACGGGTCCAAACACGGGTGGAATGGGTGCGTACTGTCCTGCACCTGTTTTGACCCAAGAACTTCAGTCACAGGTTATGAGTTCCATAATTCTTCCTACTGTAAAAGGGATGTCGAAAGAGGGCTGCAAGTTTGTGGGAGTTTTGTATGCTGGACTTATGATTGAGAAGAAATCGGGTTTGCCGAAACTAATCGAGTACAACGTCCGGTTCGGAGATCCAGAATGCCAG GTGTTGATGGTTCGCCTGGAATCTGATCTAGCGCAAGTCCTGCTTGCTGCGTGTAAAGGTGAATTGAACTCAGTGACTCTGGAATGGGCCCCTGGTTCAGccatggtggtggtgatggctaGCAACGGCTACCCTGGAAGCTATGTAAAAGGAACCAAGATTCAAAACCTTGAAGAAGCAGAGGTAGCAGCTCCTGGTGTTAAAATATTTCATGCTGGGACAGCGGTTGATGCAGATGGCAATTACATTGCAACGGGCGGGCGGGTTTTGGGCGTTACTGCGAAGGGCAAAGATCTTGAAGAAGCAAGAGACCGCGCATACAGAGCTGTCGAAGAGATCAAATGGGAAGGAGGCTTTAACAGAACCGATATTGGTTGGAGAGCGCTTCCCTTGAAGCAAACATCCTCGAAATG GTGTGAAATTTCAACATGA
- the LOC110865304 gene encoding phosphoribosylamine--glycine ligase isoform X1, with product MACISHNFGASMKIGRLPVASQRQFPNKFSQLFFQQPRNFRSSKFCDSQYYSRSNRHRIFNSVSSVNGVSEERVSVLVIGGGGREHSLCYALKRSHSCDAVFCAPGNAGISNAGDATCIEDLDIFDSSAVIDFCCKWGVGLVVVGPEAPLVAGLTNDLLKAGIRAFGPSSEAAALEGSKNFMKSICDKYGIPTAKYETFTDPLAAKKYIKEQGAPIVVKADGLAAGKGVIVATTLQEAFEAVDTILVNGSFGKAGSSIIVEEFLEGEEASFFALVDGENALALESAQDHKRVNDGDTGPNTGGMGAYCPAPVLTQELQSQVMSSIILPTVKGMSKEGCKFVGVLYAGLMIEKKSGLPKLIEYNVRFGDPECQVLMVRLESDLAQVLLAACKGELNSVTLEWAPGSAMVVVMASNGYPGSYVKGTKIQNLEEAEVAAPGVKIFHAGTAVDADGNYIATGGRVLGVTAKGKDLEEARDRAYRAVEEIKWEGGFNRTDIGWRALPLKQTSSKWCEIST from the exons ATGGCCTGCATTTCACATAATTTTGGAGCTTCCATGAAAATTGGCCGGTTGCCTGTAGCGAGTCAGAGGCAGTTTCCAAACAAGTTCTCTCAACTCTTCTTCCAGCAGCCCAGGAACTTTAGATCATCAAAATTTTGTGATTCTCAGTATTATAGCCGTTCAAATCGTCATCGAATTTTCAACAGCGTTTCTTCCGTAAATGGCGTCTCCG AAGAAAGAGTTTCTGTATTGGTGATTGGTGGTGGAGGAAGAGAACATTCACTTTGTTACGCGTTGAAGCGGTCTCATTCCTGCGACGCTGTCTTCTGTGCTCCGGGAAATGCTGGCATATCTAACGCGGGTGATGCTACCTGTATCGAAGATCTTGATATATTTGACAGCTCAGCGGTGATAGATTTCTGTTGTAAATGGGGAGTTGGACTTGTTGTGGTGGGTCCGGAAGCTCCCCTTGTTGCGGGTCTTACGAACGATCTTTTGAAAGCTGGCATACGTGCTTTTGGTCCTTCGTCAGAAGCTGCTGCTTTGGAAGGTTCCAAGAACTTCATGAAGAGTATATGTGATAAATACGGAATTCCAACTGCTAAG TATGAAACGTTTACGGACCCATTAGCTGCAAAGAAGTATATCAAGGAACAAGGGGCTCCCATTGTTGTTAAAGCAGACGGGCTGGCTGCAGGAAAAGGTGTGATTGTTGCTACGACACTGCAAGAAGCATTTGAAGCTGTGGATACGATTCTTGTAAACGGGTCATTTGGGAAGGCAGGCTCTTCTATAATTGTAGAGGAGTTTTTGGAAGGTGAAGAAGCATCATTTTTTGCACTTGTTGATGGTGAAAACGCCTTAGCCTTAGAATCTGCACAGGACCATAAACGGGTCAATGATGGGGATACGGGTCCAAACACGGGTGGAATGGGTGCGTACTGTCCTGCACCTGTTTTGACCCAAGAACTTCAGTCACAGGTTATGAGTTCCATAATTCTTCCTACTGTAAAAGGGATGTCGAAAGAGGGCTGCAAGTTTGTGGGAGTTTTGTATGCTGGACTTATGATTGAGAAGAAATCGGGTTTGCCGAAACTAATCGAGTACAACGTCCGGTTCGGAGATCCAGAATGCCAG GTGTTGATGGTTCGCCTGGAATCTGATCTAGCGCAAGTCCTGCTTGCTGCGTGTAAAGGTGAATTGAACTCAGTGACTCTGGAATGGGCCCCTGGTTCAGccatggtggtggtgatggctaGCAACGGCTACCCTGGAAGCTATGTAAAAGGAACCAAGATTCAAAACCTTGAAGAAGCAGAGGTAGCAGCTCCTGGTGTTAAAATATTTCATGCTGGGACAGCGGTTGATGCAGATGGCAATTACATTGCAACGGGCGGGCGGGTTTTGGGCGTTACTGCGAAGGGCAAAGATCTTGAAGAAGCAAGAGACCGCGCATACAGAGCTGTCGAAGAGATCAAATGGGAAGGAGGCTTTAACAGAACCGATATTGGTTGGAGAGCGCTTCCCTTGAAGCAAACATCCTCGAAATG GTGTGAAATTTCAACATGA
- the LOC110944655 gene encoding uncharacterized protein LOC110944655 has protein sequence MPPRRSVNNRRNENNDIPIETLIANAVNTAIAGLVPNLLQQLQQNNNNGPQGGNNNNDPQGGNANPPVAIHDWLDRFQKLKPKSFSTAVTPVEAENWIAHMEKNFEVLGVNDEFKVRLASYKLEDDAHRWWKTLKNARGGDNYAATLAWDEFRALFYQLYFTDADRSEYLREYATIMQGNDEPIMEFKNRFCRLVNFLGPAAGTPEQQTNTFKWAICDRDRKFILNLRFNDITEIVDAVKNLDNDKKHRQKTFDENRKRPQENIQGQSSAHPGNDQSLVPPDRRHRSDKFHNNQSRNGGNRNQNHRPAQNQAPMRAQPSNQQNRDIIPPCITCGKSHRGYVVVLQVFVSDVERQGT, from the coding sequence ATGCCTCCTAGAAGAAGTGTGAACAACCGTCGTAATGAGAATAACGATATCCCTATTGAGACCCTTATTGCTAACGCTGTCAATACGGCTATAGCGGGTTTGGTTCCTAACTTGTTGCAACAGCTTCAGCAAAATAACAACAACGGACCACAAGGGGGCAATAACAACAACGACCCTCAGGGCGGAAATGCTAACCCTCCTGTTGCCATTCATGATTGGCTTGATCGCTTCCAAAAGTTAAAGCCAAAATCGTTTAGTACCGCTGTTACTCCCGTTGAGGCGGAAAACTGGATTGCTCATATGGAGAAAAATTTTGAAGTGTTGGGTGTGAATGACGAATTCAAAGTCAGGCTTGCTAGTTACAAATTGGAGGACGATGCTCATAGGTGGTGGAAGACTTTGAAGAATGCTCGTGGAGGAGATAATTATGCAGCCACACTCGCTTGGGATGAGTTTCGTGCACTATTCTATCAACTATATTTCACTGATGCTGATCGCAGTGAGTATCTAAGGGAGTATGCCACTATCATGCAGGGTAATGATGAGCCCATCATGGAGTTTAAGAACCGTTTCTGTCGCTTGGTTAATTTTCTAGGCCCGGCTGCAGGAACACCAGAGCAGCAAACCAACACTTTCAAGTGGGCTATCTGTGACCGGGACAGGAAGTTCATCCTAAATCTTCGTTTTAATGACATTACTGAGATAGTTGATGCAGTCAAGAACTTGGATAATGACAAGAAGCATCGCCAAAAGACGTTTGATGAAAATCGCAAACGACCTCAAGAAAATATTCAGGGCCAATCTTCTGCTCATCCTGGAAATGATCAGTCTTTGGTACCTCCAGACCGTAGGCACCGTTCTGACAAGTTTCACAACAATCAATCAAGAAATGGGGGAAATCGAAATCAGAACCATAGGCCCGCACAGAATCAGGCCCCCATGAGAGCCCAACCTTCGAATCAACAGAACCGCGATATTATTCCTCCATGTATCACATGTGGGAAATCTCATAGAGGGTATGTCGTCGTGCTGCAAGTCTTTGTTTCAGATGTGGAGAGACAGGGCACATGA